The Haliotis asinina isolate JCU_RB_2024 chromosome 16, JCU_Hal_asi_v2, whole genome shotgun sequence DNA segment gcagtgtgacagtgtcagttaacattttgttaatgttcattccttttcccacatgcaataagacatctgaattaattattagtgtaaacaaaaatgtttcaaagtagattttttaaaaggacagctgatgttaacacatgttctcgcgatacttttaccttctttaacatgttttgggagggaaggctgcgtgtatcatttattctttcattcattcacatatagaCTTCTTTTattctattttatttatttctttcactcattcacataattcttggtCTTAATTCttattataattcattcattcattgtaaaattctgaccgatacaataaactggctgaagttcagTTAAACCAGGGTTAATCTACAATGTATATACACTGTATGGTCttcctggttaaacacaactgaagttgcactgggaacaagacaagtcactgtgtgtgttggagcatgacgaggcacatgttaattagtacaaatggttaAGAAAGCGAGTGAcctgtccctgttgtagagtatccctggttataTACAGGTGTCATAGAAACACCATCTAAACATTCATGTGCAAATACTTGAAACTCCTGTCTTTTGTTAAATGTTAAGATGGCATTAATACAATTTACATCAATTTCAGTGTTATTGGGTGCGATGTGTATCTCTGTTATCAGTTGTAGTTGCTTGGCTGAGCAGAATTTTGCTATACTCTGGTTCTGGACCAGTGGCTTGTTTCACTGTGTTCAGATTTTCTCTCCTTCAGTCTTTCCTTGAGGGGTTTGTGAGGCAGCCTTATGGTGTCAGTGGCCACTTGTAACACTgatgacctgggtttgattccccatatgggcacattgtgtgaaacccatccATGTGTTACACTGTGAAATCGCTAAGAGTATAAATATAGTATAAATCCACCCTCACTCAATCTTTTGCTGATGCATGTTTTATCTTTATTTCTTTACTTCCATTTCAGTTTGAGTTATGGCAGAGAATACAGTTAATAAGCCTGAAACAAATTCAAATGAACAGGATACCAAAGGTAAGACAAATAATCACACACTTACTCTAAAGAGAATTTTGTACCTAGTTGCTGCAGTAATATGTCGCAAATCAGCACAAAGTTGCATTGTGTCCTTTTTCTGAAGCAttgattttgtttcagattCAGGTATTGGCATCTCCAGTGAAAATCTGATATCATTATTAATTCATTTAGCCCACAATAAGGTTTTACTGTTGTCATGAGCACTGTTTTCAGCTGAGCTTACTGGAACTGACTGACATTTACTTCTCTGGCTTCAAACTAGTGGCTAAGTTGACAGATTGGTCAAGTACATGAAACAAAgggttttattgtttattgcagTTTCAAGAAGCTAATCTTACTGCTggcaattaggagataaacatactgtgctgGAAAATCTGAGggatataacgtgattataaacctctgaatgactttgattaaccaatcacaatccagtatttactgaagtcatggtagattATGGATTGTTTCTTTGACTTTCAATAGCCTGGTTCAGACTTGGTTATTAAACAGACCATGTAACTAGCTGAATTACTTGTGACTTCTTTGAGTGGTATGTTGAAGTTTGGAAGTACAATTTAGAGCaaatgttatggataacaacgtcttTTATTCATGAGTGCAGTGTTTCAATACAGATTGTTATACCATACCAAGCAGGAGTACAATTTTCACATgaacagtacaagaatctgtatcgtaATGTGACACTCAGGAATAaaacaagttgttatccataaagtttgttttatattgtattactTATGTATTCTGATTTTGCTGAGGACAAAAAATTGCTGACTAAAATGTATTATCTATAAGAAGCCTCAGATAGAGATCAATTTCTTCTCTTTACTAGATGTTAACGGTCACCGAGATGTGATTAACCATTGGATGACATCATATGGTACCATGGAAACCGAACAAGCTAGTGAGTAGAAACCACATCAGTGAAGCTTGTAactttaaaataattttgtacATGAAGAATACAGTATTCGCATGGTAAGGTTCTCTCAATCATGATATTATtgcaaacactgaaacaatCAAATTCTAGCACAGAGTTGAGCAGatcctgtttttttttttaaattggggGTGCACATAAATCATGAAGTCCAAAGGGTATGAGGACATGCTCTTAGGGAAAAAATTACAGGTGTGCAGACAggcacatgtatatatagttTTGATGAAATTGTACAACCCAGACATTCCTTTTCTGAATAGTTTTGAAAATGACATCCAGCTTTGGAATCTATTCAACaagaatatcaaatatattttagtaGAATAAATACCCTAAAACTATGATATTCCTGCTGAAAGTTACTGAACAGGACATACACACTGATTAAGCTTGACATTTCCTTTGAAGATTTTTTAACAGTGGTTTGGTTTGGATTAATCTGTGGTTCCTTGTGTATCTGTTTTTGctgtcatttaaaaatgaaTTATTCTCAAAATAGAAGACCTGTACATTCTGTGACAAGTTGTCAAAACGTATTGTCATGAACAACTGAGGATTGTGACTGAAAGGCTGTTAGAAAAGTAGTCTTttgtttaaagatcacatgcaacgcaaagcaaatctttgcagattctgatacctttcagtatggacttacagtaacaaattattGACAATGCATattcaacttataaagttgGAAAAAGTAGGGAAGTAATTTATTGGGAAGTAAACCccagtacaaaatattgtacatttgACATGCAATTGTACGCctgtaattttgtttatttgttttgtttatttgttttgtttatttgaccTTTTTAGTAGACCTTGTCTTATATATAAGCTGACCCACGATTTTCAAAGTGCTAGATAACTGTCTTCCTCTGAGAAATCCAAGAATAACTTTACTCAAACACATATTTTCTTGAGTCTTCAACACTATTCATTCGAGTAGGCACAACTTATTGTAAGTATGttaatacatagaggatactaaacgaccttcggtgtaataccatttttattaaacgagttaatgatttggtatcaaacaggcgaaagtgagtttgatactaaatcttgaACGAgttaaataaaaatgatatttcacggaagtgagtttagtattctgtttactactagccaacataaattgacagaaactgccgtgaaattccatacagtgtgaggactctcagctttccgcgagtcaagcaagggctagtaaaattgcgacatcggtatttgcattgtgacgtcacaactttaaaccattttgacgccatacgtcaagcggtatcaCCATGATTACACTTGTGCAATATTGCCGtagaaatattacactgcagtatcttcaacgggcgagtaataaaattCGTTTCAGTAAGCACAACTTATCATTGTGCATGTGTGGTAAGTCCTAAAGTGTTAACACTATCTGTTCCAGTAAGCTCAAATTATTACAGTGTATATGTGTCAACACTAATATCTATGGCAAAACGAGTTCAGCTTCTTGACTGGCAAACACTGcaatattaaaggtcacatgcaacataaaacacaactttgcagattctggtacctttcggtatgcacttaccgaaacaaatcataaaaaatgccaattcaacctataaagttgaaaaaaaacgcaatgaaaaaaaagcccgcgaaatcggagttcaaacgtttcactaaattccccccagcgctggggggaaaactggtttcaactgctgtgctgcgtacataacgcatgcgcagtgaataggttcacggagcatgaaacagtatgcatgcccagcgtctgaggtcgtgagcagtagtccattcttggttgtgtacacaaacaagtaattaatctactcgttacgtaaaacaacttgttgattgtggtaagcagtctctgtcacagagaaagctcaatgtctgttttattcacacctatatgtctgtctgcctgtctgctaaagacaacatgcaatacacagcttcagtcattgaccacgtgcaatttgaacttaacacctatcagactatacgacataaagaaaataagttgatttatgactcgtgcacccgagtcccgtgtctgccacattatgtaattaggcacgtgtgatacatatgatgtttttatgtctgtgggttgcaaacaaactacattcatttttttcggatgactggatctgacggaaactggtgcaaactcttgtcagtttcaagtcctgctttgtacttggacgaatgacagattccagccacgcagtagtttaccatctctgctgacatgatttttgattggatcgagcggaaattcagagaacatgtattttccaaacccaacatctctatatacattcttcatggataacgacttcttttcgtgtatatgattttgtttgacaacagtatatgaatccatactgaaacgacgcatcaagtacacaaaaagaagttgttatccataaagaatcttactttcttgtgactggctatacttctaaaatgcccatcaaacagatcatctttctgtacacacaatgaaccctcagcatatcagcaaatgaaccagccaatcggaagccgtcgttacacttgaatgcatatccacccgctatgactgggttcggtctcccgaggtcttcgtttcgggggaagtaagcccaagtacaaaatattgcacttttgaaccgcgattgtacgcttataattgtgtttatttgttttcttaaaagcagcaatgtatattatatgtcatgaataagtgataaatgtgttttaattatgtttgattttttggttgcatgtgacctttaacgaaTGCTTATTAGTTCATACCTGTGGTATTATTATCAATAAATTTCAGAAGGGGAGAACCTGGAAGATCTGCTGTCAACACTTCAGAAACAGATCAAgggatctgattggttgaaagaGAACACGGCAGAGAAGTGGGTAGCTGAAAACAAGGATTTAGCAGAAGAATTCATGAAAGCTAGGGAAAACAAGGAGAAGAAGGAAGACTCTTGACCAAAACTGAAATTTTCAGGAAAGACAGTATGGAATTAAGTATTGAGGACTCATGGAAACTAGGCCCAGCTTCATGGTTGTGTTCATAAaccagtacatatcagttaCCACAGTGATATAATCACTGAAATTTCTTCTACCTCTGATGCTGGTCAGAAGAAATAAGCTATATGGGTTTCATGATACAGGTGCCTCACCATACGATATGTATCTCGCTACTAAGGTCTCTGtacaatacatattgcaattcGGCATTGTGGACATTTTGCGCATATGAAGCAGCAAGTAACTTAATGAGAAATTGTCATATGTTGAAACAATAGTTCACTGAAAATCTcttaacaaaaattaaaaatccaAGGCAGAGCTGTAGGTAGAGATGAATAGAAAAATGACAACTACCCATCAGCCAGGTACCCATCACTCATTCCCAACAAGTCATGTTTGCTGTTCTATGTAATAAATACAATAGACAAATCTGTTAAGACTCGAAAtagtatagtattcccagaaattattgagaatcatgttgcgtcatgtaactcattacgtttattaacctctggcgttttacttacataaacatgttaaaacatcatccttttactgtctcagtcttgttttagtactttgttagacctcctcgctcagcaatgcatgcctgaatacgcctaggcacactacccatcaaagtttgtaggtaatcgtgtgacagggtatcccaatattggaccacctcggccttcatatcttcaatatttctcaatcccttttggtttattctgtccttcatgactccccacacattctcaattgggtttaggtctgggcagtaactgggccagtctaaaacttgaacattttcgcccgacaaccactgttttgtgtagcgtgcagtgtgttttgggtcattatcatgctggaaaatccagtCATCTTCAtgcaatgtttgtgctgtcggaagaaggtgaccatttagaatgtcaatgtatctttcttttgtcaagtttcccgtgaaaacacacaatggtgtCACTCCGcaagccgatatgccaccccactgtgaaacttcgggctatgttttggtcgctggtagataggtttgacagtatctttggtccaaattttcacacaattagggaaaagccaaacagaactttcatccaaaaagaaaacatgatcccaatcttgattttcatgagcccgacaccagtttaaacgtttttccttttgtgcatctttcatcaacggcgagggaattccacgttttttcacccaattaagtctctaactgtttcattgcatacctgaggacttcctctgctaatcatttcatttctgatgttctcaacacttttcaatttgcccctactcacaatctgcccatgtcttcggcgatccacaacactgaatttcctaggccgacctgcccctgctttgtgctctatcccggttcctgtttgaatattcttcaaagttctgtatactgtagacagaggaataccatgtctacaagctaacactttagcatcagcctcacccctttcaaaatcatctagaatgagctttcttttctctcttgctgtaaattctgccatgtcaacacaggaagccgtctgctcagacaagggagataactcttgacgtaatgagctgccttctaagccttcaagagttgtctcccttatttagtatgcttagtgcatagtgaaagccgtttttccaatcttagcatcattagaaaaaaaaacaaagattttctcaataatttctgggaacactgtaattGATATGTGTAAAAAAGAATTGGAATTGATATGAAATCACATGTATCGTATAAAGCAATGCTTGCCGATGATGCACTGGTGCATCAGTGAATTGTGACATCCCAACCATGAGTCAGTTTACcttatttaatttaaatggaaCAAAATGTTAAGGAATATTATTGACATTAATCACACTCATGGTGATGGAAACGGTAATGCTATAATACCTGTGCAGAATTGATGCAAGAGTTGACTGAATGTAAACTTATTACACAGTATGGTATAGTTTAAATTTTTGTACTGGTGTCATGCAATCGAATTAGAGCTGATGATTGGGTAAACACAGAGCCCTGTTGAGAAAAAGATGGTCCAAGGGAGATGATTAGCACGTTGATTTcagattacctccctttgacaaCCATGCCAAAGCAATGCGCATTTTCATGGCTGTGGCAAGTTTTCCAGAGTAGCAAACTGAAGATGCAACAAGAAATTCAAATGTTCCTTTGAGTTTTTTCAGCATTTTGATTCCTTTTGCtcatgttttgtgaaatgtatgGGTGACAGAGTGAAAATGATAATGTGAGGGTTGATTCAAGGATAATTAATGAAAATGTAGTATAGGTTATTATATAATTATGATGTGGAATAAAGATTTTGTTCATTTAAACATTCTTATctttgtttacaattttcagaattcATGACAGGTTGCTAAGGCATAGTTATAAATACTGTATAACATGACAAACAGCATATTACATGGAGTATGAAATGGTCAAAATGAATGGTGTCATTGTATAAGacactgtgtgtgtctgtgaatgCTGATGCCCTCATTGCCAACCTCTGGCAAGTCTGGCCTTTTGGAACTGTGCAGTCCTACAGTCAAAGATCTCGGTTCCACTCTTGACATGCACATCTGTAACATCAGCAAAATCTGCTAGCTGATCTCAAAAGATGCTTCAATCAAGCGGGTGAGCACATGGGTATTATCACATATTGACCATTGCAATGTTCTACTAGCGGGATCTCCCAAGGGATTAATAAACAAATTACAGCTTGTACAAAACACAGCAAGAATTGCAGCCATGT contains these protein-coding regions:
- the LOC137268093 gene encoding uncharacterized protein is translated as MAENTVNKPETNSNEQDTKDVNGHRDVINHWMTSYGTMETEQAKGENLEDLLSTLQKQIKGSDWLKENTAEKWVAENKDLAEEFMKARENKEKKEDS